Part of the Brachyspira hampsonii genome is shown below.
AAATATGTAATTCTGCCAAGTATTTGGAAAATAAAAGTACAGAAAATATTTAAAATCTTCTTTTTTCATTTCTGAGGCATTTAATGCTTTTTGTCCTTTATCAATTACATTATTTACATAGAATTTTAATATATTATTATCCTCATCTAGCTCTGCCAAAGGACCATTAACAACCGTTTGGTTTCCTCTTCCTATAGTGTTATGATGTACAAATGATATATGCACAACATCAAGCTGATTTTCTATGCATCTTGTATAATGATTGTTCCATTCATCTTTAATTGTAGAATATGAGAATTTTTTATCTTTTAAATCATCTGAAAACATTATTTTATTATTGATTTTATCTTTATCTCCATACCAAAACCAAATAAATCCGTATAAATCTCTTACTTCATATCCTTCAACAAAGAAATTTTTATTAACTTCTGTACTTTTACCATTAGCTGGAATTATTACTGTTTTTCCGCTTTTATCAAACTGAAATCCATGAAAAGGGCATGCTATATTATCTTTACATACTTTTCCAAGTGATAATGAGGCTCCTCTATGACAGCATTTATCATCTATACAGCATATATTGTTATTAGAATCTCTCCAAAATACCAGATTTTTATTTAATCTTTTAGCAAAAAGAGGTTTATTTTTCTTTACTTCTTTTGAATCTAACACTGCATACCACATGTTATATATCATAGATGTATCCTCAAACTTTTTATATATTGCTAATTATATATTGTTATTTTAATAAATAAACACTTTATAAGATGATTTACAAAAATGATAACAAAAAAGGTTAATTATTTATATTTTTTATTTTTTATCTATATAT
Proteins encoded:
- a CDS encoding aromatic ring-hydroxylating oxygenase subunit alpha, with protein sequence MIYNMWYAVLDSKEVKKNKPLFAKRLNKNLVFWRDSNNNICCIDDKCCHRGASLSLGKVCKDNIACPFHGFQFDKSGKTVIIPANGKSTEVNKNFFVEGYEVRDLYGFIWFWYGDKDKINNKIMFSDDLKDKKFSYSTIKDEWNNHYTRCIENQLDVVHISFVHHNTIGRGNQTVVNGPLAELDEDNNILKFYVNNVIDKGQKALNASEMKKEDFKYFLYFYFPNTWQNYIFEKMRIFGVFAPVDDENTVIYMRFYQKIVNIPFIKNIINFIGKKYSDIVLKQDKNVVKTQSKKESYLGMKEEKLIPGDKPIIIYRSKRDKLKKKNNSLQINN